A region of the Deltaproteobacteria bacterium HGW-Deltaproteobacteria-2 genome:
TAATCAGTTTTTCGGCAATCGAAGGATCTCTTGACCATGATGGAATCAGCCCCCACCTGTAACACACTAATTGATTTATTCCGTTATGACAAATTACAACAGGCACTGATTGGCTCGGCACTATATTCCAACTCGGCTGGTGTTCACACGATATATTCTGAATATTAAATCTTTTTTGTATATTCTTTAAATCGGTTATCAATACGAATCTGCCGCACATAGCATCATCCTCTTAAACTTTATCTAATTGTTTTAATTATAGCAGATTTCCCGATTACGCACCGAATAATTATAGAATTTATAGAAATCATCCAGACAGACAAAAGAATTTTCACTCAACATTTGACTGAATTCGAGAACTATGTAAAAGTAAAAAGCCGTAATGACAAGAATAATTGTTACGCTGCCGGAAACAGGACAGCTTGTGAAACAAATAAGCATCCTGATTTTCTCAAAATAGCAGGAGGTGAATCAGCAAATAATGCAAACCTTATGGGAAGCAAAAAAAGAAAAAATGCACACGCGAAGTATCGATGTGACATCATATGCCTATGATGAGCACAGAATCATTATAGAAGGTTCTCTCAAAGATGATCGTTTTCAGGAAACATATTCGTTTACCGGTGATAAGTTCCACACCGGAGTAATTCACCATATGATCATAAAGCTTCTGGTGAACTGTACGAATCTGATGATCGAAGATGTTGATGTTGAAATGCCATCTATCCCACGGGAAGCATGCCGAGAAACAATCGATTGTCTGGCTCCCATAAAAGGGCTGACAATTACCAAAGGTTTCACGGCAAAAATCAAAAAAATAGCCGGGGGCCAAAAGGGCTGTACTCACCTTTTAGAACTGCTCCAGACAATGGCTCCCGCAGCCATTCAGGCATTTGCCACACATCGATCAATGAAACGTACAGTGTATGATCCCGAACGCACAAAATTGATTCTTGCCTTTCTTCTCAATACATGCCGGATCTGGCGCGAAGACGGTCCCCTGGTTGAAACGTTTAAAAAGAATCTCAATATTAAATAAAAATAGAAAAGAAATCTTATCCTGGCTGGTAACCAACTTTTAAAATACTTTTTTCATAAAATAAAGGTAGCATAACCATATGGAAACCATACTGGGGATAACGGTTGGAATCGGTTTGAGCGCGGCATGCGGCTTTCGTGTTTTTGTTCCGTTGCTGATTATGAATCTCGCGGCATTGAGCGGACAAATCCAGTTCCCCGCCAATTTTGCCTGGATTGGCAGTACTTATGCGACGGTTGCCTTCGGTACGGCAACTATTTTTGAAGTCCTCGGTTATTATGTTCCCGGAATAGATCATGTTCTGGATATAATCGCTACACCGGCTGCCGTAGTTGCAGGAACAATAACAACAGCATCAATGGCTGTTGATCTGTCTCCTTTTCTAAAATGGACTCTGGCACTAATTGCCGGCGGTGGAATAGCCGGACTGGTACAGGGAATGACTGTCGCGCTACGAGCGAAATCTGCAGTGGCCACGGCAGGAATGGGCAACCCTTTGATATCAACTCTGGAACTCATCGGAGCCGTTATTTTAGCCCTGCTGGCAATTATTGTTCCTATCATCGGCCTGATACTGATTGTAATATTTTTTGTTTTTGTTTTCAGGAAAATGGGCAGGTTGATATTTTGCAAAAAACAATCCGGTACGAATTAACTCTGCCAAGCTTTGTGCTTATCAAAATAATCATACTGTGTTAGATGAGTGGCATGTCAATCTGGAATCAGAAAAATAAAATACTTGTAACCTGTCCGAAAGGTGTATCGCCTTATTTAAAAGAAGAGATTGAGGCATTGGATTTTCCTGTTCTGGCCGAGTGGGACACTGTAATTCAAACCCAGGGCACTCTGCAGGACACAATGATTCTTAATATGTACCTGCGCACCGCACAGCGGGTACTTTATCAATTGGATAAGCTGATAGTTAATACACCGGAAATCCTTTATAAAAAAATCAATTCCATCCCATGGGAAAATCTTCTTCATGATTCCGGCAGAAAGGCCTATCTTTGCGTGACCTCCATTGCCGATAATCCACTAATTACCGATTCCCGTTTTGTCAATGTCAAGGTCAAGGATGCCATTGTCGATCGAATACGCGATAAATGCGGTAACCGGCCCGATTCCGGTCCGGATAAGGACAGGGCCGTTGTTCATGTTTACTGGAAAAACAATCAGGCTGATGTTTATCTGGATACCTCGGGAGAACGGCTGACACTGCGCGGCTATCGCAAGATTCCTCTTCAGGCGCCCATGCAGGAAACGCTGGCGGCAGCAGTGATTTTGGCCACCGGCTGGAGGGGTGAAAGAAATTTTATCAACCCCATGTGCGGCAGTGGAACTCTAGCCATTGAGGCCGCGTTTATCGCCTTAAACCGGGCACCAGGCTTATTACGCAACAATTATGGATTTATGTTTATTAAAGAATTTCCCGAAGATTACTGGCAGGAATTGCGCAAGAAAGCCAAAACCAACGCCCGGAAAATATTGCCGGCAAAAATCATTGCCACGGATATTGATAAAGCAGCAATAACTGCCGCCAGACAAAACGCGCAAACAGCCGGCGTTGATCACTTGATCGAATTTAATGTTTGTCCTTATGAAAGAACTTCTATACCAGCGGGCGGCGGAATAATAATTTTAAATCCCCCGTACGGCGAGCGCATGGATGCCACCATTACAAAACCGCATTCAACAGATTTGCGCGGCAAAAGAGAAGCGGCTATAAATGGCCGTAAAATTATCATTCGCAAATCAGTAGACAGATATGACAACGTCGGCCACGTCAATGCCCGGTATCTCCAAATACTGGAGGCAACTTATAAAGGTATTGGCGATTTTTTTAAAAAGATCGGTGATGGTTATCGCGGCTATATTTTTACCGGTAATTTAGAAATGATCAAGAAGGTTGGTCTGAGAACAAAACAACGCGTTATCCTATATAATGGTGAAATCGAATGCCGACTTCTCGAATACGAGCTCTACACGGGCAGTCAGAAATCATCTACCTCCGATAAATATTTAGATAGGTAAGAATAGGTAGACCTGGCAATCGACAAAATCCACAGCTGGCAAAGTGCTGGTAAGATAAGCCGGTCCGCATTGATTAAAAAATATAGGAGGCAAGTATGGATGAGATATTTGCAAAAAAAGTACGGACGGCAGCAGTAGCCGGATGGTGGACTGTATTAATCGCCTATTGCATTCTGCTGATTCAATGGCTTGCCTATTTGCTTATTATACCCAGACAACCTGCAGAAATGCTTTGTTTATGGGGCGAAGGCATCACCTGGCAGGAAATCCGTACTATCTGGTTATGGGCGATGGTGGCATATAAGCTCGTCGTTGCCATGATGGTCTTTGTTGCCATCTGGCTGACACTTTGGGCAAGGCAATTGTCAAAAAAATAGAATTGATACCATTTCTAAATCAAAGCGCTATTTTGTTGGTCCCGATTCATCGGGATTGTCGGCTTCCTCAAAGTATTAATAATACGCCTCGTCTCTTCCGCCAAGCTGACTTAATATCATCTTTAATTTAGGATTGGTATGATAGTTTTAGCTTGTATTTGTTTCTTCCTGTAATATTCAAAATAGATTCTCAATCGTGTCTACAAGCTTTTGATTTGATCTTTAAAGTTAAATAAAAAATTATACGCTCCACCAGGTCAGTGAGTATATCGGAAGCGCCTCCTTACATCATATTCATCATGATGAGTAAGATGATGGAGATGGCCCACAGATAAAAGGTTATGATAGACTTCCGCACGGCATCACCAGCGCAGGCGTATTTTTCATGTACCACGTTGGCGATGTCGTTGATGCGGTAAGTTAAATCTTCAACGATGTCCTCATAACTCATTCCCTCAAACTGCGCCTTGTATTCATGAGCCTTCTCGCATACATTATCCCCCCTGAGCTTGATGATGTCAGCAAAGTAGATCAGTCCCGGCCTGCGAGGCGGTTCATTTGCTTGCGGTTTAATCCTTGGGGACAACACCATGGCTGACTTGGTAGCCGAGCGGATGAAGGCAATGAAGAAGGCAACAACCAGCAAGACGGACAGGATCCAGACAACCAGCTTCATCGGTTGTACCGGAAACGAAATGATGAGTTTGGATAGATTGGGTCCGTAGGAAATGGCCCAAAAGCTATGGATGGCTAGGATGATACCTGCCTTAGTATCGGCATTGGCCGTAAGCCCGGCCATTCGGTCGTAGACCTTGGTCAGAAACTCAACCTTTTCTTTAATCGGAATCGGCGTTTGATTTATTTTTTTAACCTTATCCATGAAGAGGTCCTCCTAAGTA
Encoded here:
- a CDS encoding DUF4126 domain-containing protein, with translation METILGITVGIGLSAACGFRVFVPLLIMNLAALSGQIQFPANFAWIGSTYATVAFGTATIFEVLGYYVPGIDHVLDIIATPAAVVAGTITTASMAVDLSPFLKWTLALIAGGGIAGLVQGMTVALRAKSAVATAGMGNPLISTLELIGAVILALLAIIVPIIGLILIVIFFVFVFRKMGRLIFCKKQSGTN